The Caenorhabditis elegans chromosome II genome has a segment encoding these proteins:
- the vig-1 gene encoding Hyaluronan/mRNA-binding protein domain-containing protein (Confirmed by transcript evidence) produces the protein MSTEYGCQVTNKFGLPSDDDDEYDDPRELIQKVSQIAAKKKEEKSVKPAQPVKPAAAPVAATKTDGAAGRGRGGRGRGRGGAGRPRDGERVSNENGDRPQGENRRGGPRRGGERGAARPAGRGGRGGFTRENREGEEPKQEVSFEDGQDTRAPRRRGGFTLGGGPSGGRGGGRGGRGRQFDRQSGSDRTGVRSFDKKDGHGKGNWGDQKDELAGETENIAPEGAESTEPEVPREKTAEELAYEAELAVLAKQKTLKEFKAAAKADAPKFNTRKAGEGAADTFGKLVPIKKEVIPDREEDEVVVIHKAPRKQVLDISITFRNDRPERERNDRSERPQRGGPRGGGRGGGRGGQRQGGHGGRNNTPFNASDDAFPALGAK, from the exons ATGAGCACTGAATACGGTTGCCAGGTCACCAACAAGTTCGGTCTTCCATCCGACGACGACGATG AGTATGACGACCCAAGAGAGCTCATCCAAAAGGTGTCTCAAATCGCCGCCAAGAAGAAGGAGGAAAAGTCTGTGAAGCCCGCCCAGCCGGTCAAGCCAGCCGCTGCTCCAGTTG CCGCCACCAAAACCGACGGTGCTGCTGGACGTGGACGCGGAGGACGTGGTCGCGGACGCGGGGGAGCCGGCCGTCCACGTGACGGAGAACGTGTCTCCAACGAGAACGGTGATCGTCCACAAGGCGAGAACCGTCGTGGAGGACCCCGCAGAGGCGGTGAGCGCGGTGCTGCTCGTCCAGCTGG ACGTGGAGGCCGCGGAGGATTCACTCGCGAGAACAGAGAAGGAGAGGAGCCAAAGCAAGAGGTCTCTTTCGAAGACGGACAAGATACCCGTGCCCCAAGACGTCGTGGAGGATTCACCCTTGGAGGTGGACCATCTGGCGGACGTGGAGGAGGCCGTGGTGGACGTGGGCGTCAATTCGATCGTCAATCCGGATCCGACCGTACCGGAGTTCGCTCATTCGACAAGAAGGACGGACACGGAAAGGGCAACTGGGGAGACCAGAAGGACGAGTTGGCTGGAGAAACCGAGAACATTGCTCCAGAGGGCGCTGAGAGCACCGAGCCAGAGGTTCCACGTGAGAAGACCGCTGAGGAGCTCGCCTACGAGGCTGAGTTGGCTGTTCTTGCCAAGCAAAAGACTCTTAAGGAGTTCAAGGCTGCGGCTAAG gctGACGCTCCAAAGTTCAACACCAGAAAGGCCGGAGAGGGAGCCGCCGATACTTTTGGCAAGCTCGTTCCAATCAAGAAGGAGGTCATCCCAGATCGTGAGGAAGACGAGGTCGTCGTAATCCACAAGGCTCCAAGAAAGCAAGTGCTCGACATTTCGATCACTTTCCGCAACGATCGTCCAGAACGCGAGCGCAACGACCGTTCTGAGAGGCCGCAACGTGGAGGACCAAGAGGAGGTGGACGCGGTGGAGGCCGTGGAGGACAACGTCAAGGAGGTCATGGAGGACGCAACAACACTCCATTCAACGCTTCTGACGATGCTTTCCCAGCTCTCGGTGCCAAGTaa
- the fcho-1 gene encoding FCH domain only protein 2 (Confirmed by transcript evidence) has protein sequence MTAEGLLYADHFWGDKHHGFQVLQENLKKSEETVAEVAQFVKERLSVEDEYVKAINRSVNKVSHYIQNGSSIDAMWLLTKGTMELMAEIHVMLVKNLQDLSREVLKYKEDVNRTRKELKQPQVAEAVNLMQTTTTCLQKAKETYQHRCQELEKVKKETNVNVKEISKVELKVARAREEYKSYVDKYELVREDFETKMSDSCKKFQTFDRSLYASIQQFMLLFANHSTEMSSASHQVAEQFKESIQHLNADEFVRKFVKTKSTGTEKPPRVLFEESENGQLPASSSSMNLNPVRDLVDIMSGNSMPSSCSSSGILQDQAPPPHPTTVDLLMMDPIGEGIPVVDSSINSNYSTPPIINNSIPESIKKSSEDLSEKKGGKKLSMFIPKRRTKTVSTSSIDETPTTAEPFSASGLFKFTREKRRSKKENEANLRASVCMDDTHSTASSSKSDDKMLNGSAPAHSLLDAPIDEKPKNLPVVDDEGYIVRTTTTSENNADSSNPTAWSSCSSDEEEDEDELQKSRIRKMTISDRPVHINASVDELRDAIGSITLTRSTTFERDPWTIGGTKAPLMFSQSMNVSSLRQPLRSHHTADGRFRTNFSESEDPPAFSVSMGHNQAMAAGIARARPRSNTPTTSQMMSRKDSASSFMDPWSSTFNLAPSESNHSLGESTFNLSQSTGNLLQATISEQRIPLAMAINEHVHVWFKKGAEEFIQRTFGTVMISFPTSSITLLTSIQHEIEPLAFRLSNAKFIKSVLPNKQLIDENVSKKDDEMCIFYFNKTHLATWLQAQKLAKPDAAFVNAEVARFEMEPTAPCNMVPPLFLTSYWKFEPGHTDLRVDYRLNSESSISAPLLNVNFSTNLTGSVDSVMCEPEAKWVAGNPSLGWNLLEISRNGDVHGSLKARIFMKNSGDEVSLEMLDRKPAQVFVQFQCLEANLSGVDISLVQSDIYHLSMIRKKVLAGKYFCDPELRK, from the exons ATGACGGCTGAGGGTCTGCTGTATGCCGATCATTTTTGGGGCGACAAGCATCATGGATTTCAG GTGCTGCAAGAGAATCTGAAGAAATCCGAGGAAACCGTCGCAGAAGTCGCTCAATTCGTGAAGGAACGGCTTTCAGTTGAAGATGAATATGTTAAAGCCATCAATCGGAGTGTTAATAAG GTATCCCACTACATTCAAAATGGGTCTTCAATCGATGCGATGTGGCTTCTAACCAAAGGAACGATGGAATTAATGGCCGAAATCCACGTGATGCTCGTCAAAAACCTTCAAGACCTCTCCAGAGAAGTTCTGAAATACAAAGAGGACGTGAATCGAACGAGAAAAGAGCTGAAACAGCCGCAAGTCGCCGAGGCGGTCAATTTGATGCAAACGACGACGACGTGCCTTCAAAAAGCCAAAGAAACGTATCAGCATCGTTGTCAGGAGctggaaaaagtgaagaaagagACGAATGTTAATGTTAAAGAAATCAGTAAA gtcgAATTAAAAGTTGCGCGAGCTCGTGAAGAATATAAAAGCTACGTGGATAAATATGAACTTGTTCGAGAGGATTTCGAGACGAAAATGAGCGATTCGTGcaagaaatttcagacttttgatag ATCTCTCTACGCGTCAATTCAGCAATTTATGCTTCTTTTCGCAAACCACTCTACGGAAATGTCATCTGCAAGCCATCAAGTCGCCGAGCAATTCAAAGAATCTATACAGCACTTGAATGCCGACgaatttgtcagaaaattcGTAAAGACCAAGTCGACTGGGACGGAAAAGCCAC CGCGCGTGCTTTTCGAAGAATCTGAAAACGGACAGCTGCCGGCTTCCTCGTCGTCGATGAATCTGAATCCGGTACGAGATTTAGTGGATATTATGTCAG gcaACTCTATGCCCTCATCCTGCTCATCATCAGGAATCCTACAAGATCAAGCTCCACCACCGCATCCGACTACTGTAGATTTACTAATGATGGACCCAATTGGCGAGGGAATTCCCGTTGTTGACTCATccataaattcaaattattccaCACCGCCTATAATCAATAATTCTATACCAGAAAGCATCAAAAAATCGTCAGAAGACCTATCGGAGAAAAAAGGaggcaaaaaattgtcaatgtTCATACCGAAACGTCGGACAAAAACCGTCTCGACTAGCTCGATTGACGAGACTCCGACCACTGCTGAGCCATTTTCTGCTTCAGGACTTTTCAAGTTTACGCGCGAGAAGAGGAGatcgaaaaaggaaaatgaggCGAACTTGAGGGCTTCTGTATG catggACGACACTCACAGCACGGCGAGCAGCTCAAAATCCGACGATAAAATGCTCAATGGCTCGGCGCCGGCTCACTCACTGTTGGATGCTCCAATTGATGAAAAACCGAAGAATCTTCCCGTTGTCGACGACGAGGGATATATTGTTCGAACGACGAcaacttctgaaaataatgcCGACTCATCAAATCCAACAGCATGGTCCAGTTGTTCTAGTGATGAGGAGGAGGACGAGGATGAGCTTCAAAAGTCGAGAATACGGAAAATGACGATTTCCGATCGACCTGTACATATTAATGCGTCGGTTGATGAATTGAGAGATGCTATTGGAAGTATTACGTTGACGAGGAGTACCACTTTTGAAAGG GATCCCTGGACGATTGGCGGAACAAAAGCTCCACTGATGTTCTCTCAGTCGATGAATGTCTCTTCCCTTCGGCAACCTCTACGCTCACATCACACTGCTGACGGACGGTTTAGGACTAATTTTAGTG AATCCGAGGATCCTCCTGCCTTCTCCGTTTCCATGGGTCATAACCAGGCGATGGCGGCCGGAATCGCACGAGCTCGGCCCCGAAGCAACACTCCCACCACGAGCCAAATGATGAGCCGGAAGGACTCGGCGAGCAGCTTTATGGATCCGTGGAGTAGTACTTTCAATTTGGCGCCCAGTGAATCGAATCATTCCCTTGGAGAATCCACGTTTAATTTGTCACAGTCTACCGGGAATTTATTGCAG gccACAATATCCGAACAGCGAATTCCGCTAGCCATGGCCATCAACGAGCACGTGCATGTTTGGTTCAAAAAAGGAGCCGAAGAGTTCATTCAGCGCACTTTCGGCACCGTAATGATATCATTTCCAACGTCATCAATAACTCTTCTCACGTCCATCCAACACGAAATTGAGCCACTAGCATTCCGGCTCTCAAATGCTAAATTCATTAAATCAGTGCTCCCCAACAAGCAACTTATCGATGAGAATGTGAGCAAAAAGGACGACGAGATGTGCATTTTCTACTTTAACAAGACCCATCTTGCCACGTGGCTTCAAGCACAGAAGCTCGCGAAGCCGGATGCGGCATTTGTGAACGCGGAGGTCGCGCGGTTCGAAATGGAGCCGACGGCACCGTGTAATATGGTTCCGCCGCTATTCCTGACGTCGTACTGGAAATTCGAACCTGGACACACTG ATCTCCGTGTCGACTATCGCCTCAACTCAGAATCTTCCATCTCGGCGCCACTTCTCAACGTGAATTTCAGCACAAATTTGACGGGAAGCGTGGATTCTGTGATGTGTGAGCCAGAAGCCAAATGGGTGGCTGGAAATCCGTCACTCGGCTggaatttgctggaaatttcaagaaatggaGATGTGCACGGATCGCTGAAAGCAAGGATATTTATGAAGAATTCTGGG GACGAAGTAAGCTTGGAAATGCTCGATCGGAAGCCGGCGCAGGTCTTCGTGCAATTTCAG TGCCTGGAAGCCAATCTATCTGGAGTGGACATTTCCCTAGTGCAATCGGATATTTATCACCTGTCTATGATTCGTAAAAAGGTGCTCGCtggtaaatatttttgtgatcCCGAGCTGCGGAAATAG
- the fcho-1 gene encoding FCH domain only protein 2 (Partially confirmed by transcript evidence), protein MSLKVLQENLKKSEETVAEVAQFVKERLSVEDEYVKAINRSVNKVSHYIQNGSSIDAMWLLTKGTMELMAEIHVMLVKNLQDLSREVLKYKEDVNRTRKELKQPQVAEAVNLMQTTTTCLQKAKETYQHRCQELEKVKKETNVNVKEISKVELKVARAREEYKSYVDKYELVREDFETKMSDSCKKFQTFDRSLYASIQQFMLLFANHSTEMSSASHQVAEQFKESIQHLNADEFVRKFVKTKSTGTEKPPRVLFEESENGQLPASSSSMNLNPVRDLVDIMSGNSMPSSCSSSGILQDQAPPPHPTTVDLLMMDPIGEGIPVVDSSINSNYSTPPIINNSIPESIKKSSEDLSEKKGGKKLSMFIPKRRTKTVSTSSIDETPTTAEPFSASGLFKFTREKRRSKKENEANLRASVCMDDTHSTASSSKSDDKMLNGSAPAHSLLDAPIDEKPKNLPVVDDEGYIVRTTTTSENNADSSNPTAWSSCSSDEEEDEDELQKSRIRKMTISDRPVHINASVDELRDAIGSITLTRSTTFERDPWTIGGTKAPLMFSQSMNVSSLRQPLRSHHTADGRFRTNFSESEDPPAFSVSMGHNQAMAAGIARARPRSNTPTTSQMMSRKDSASSFMDPWSSTFNLAPSESNHSLGESTFNLSQSTGNLLQATISEQRIPLAMAINEHVHVWFKKGAEEFIQRTFGTVMISFPTSSITLLTSIQHEIEPLAFRLSNAKFIKSVLPNKQLIDENVSKKDDEMCIFYFNKTHLATWLQAQKLAKPDAAFVNAEVARFEMEPTAPCNMVPPLFLTSYWKFEPGHTDLRVDYRLNSESSISAPLLNVNFSTNLTGSVDSVMCEPEAKWVAGNPSLGWNLLEISRNGDVHGSLKARIFMKNSGDEVSLEMLDRKPAQVFVQFQCLEANLSGVDISLVQSDIYHLSMIRKKVLAGKYFCDPELRK, encoded by the exons atgagCTTGAAGGTGCTGCAAGAGAATCTGAAGAAATCCGAGGAAACCGTCGCAGAAGTCGCTCAATTCGTGAAGGAACGGCTTTCAGTTGAAGATGAATATGTTAAAGCCATCAATCGGAGTGTTAATAAG GTATCCCACTACATTCAAAATGGGTCTTCAATCGATGCGATGTGGCTTCTAACCAAAGGAACGATGGAATTAATGGCCGAAATCCACGTGATGCTCGTCAAAAACCTTCAAGACCTCTCCAGAGAAGTTCTGAAATACAAAGAGGACGTGAATCGAACGAGAAAAGAGCTGAAACAGCCGCAAGTCGCCGAGGCGGTCAATTTGATGCAAACGACGACGACGTGCCTTCAAAAAGCCAAAGAAACGTATCAGCATCGTTGTCAGGAGctggaaaaagtgaagaaagagACGAATGTTAATGTTAAAGAAATCAGTAAA gtcgAATTAAAAGTTGCGCGAGCTCGTGAAGAATATAAAAGCTACGTGGATAAATATGAACTTGTTCGAGAGGATTTCGAGACGAAAATGAGCGATTCGTGcaagaaatttcagacttttgatag ATCTCTCTACGCGTCAATTCAGCAATTTATGCTTCTTTTCGCAAACCACTCTACGGAAATGTCATCTGCAAGCCATCAAGTCGCCGAGCAATTCAAAGAATCTATACAGCACTTGAATGCCGACgaatttgtcagaaaattcGTAAAGACCAAGTCGACTGGGACGGAAAAGCCAC CGCGCGTGCTTTTCGAAGAATCTGAAAACGGACAGCTGCCGGCTTCCTCGTCGTCGATGAATCTGAATCCGGTACGAGATTTAGTGGATATTATGTCAG gcaACTCTATGCCCTCATCCTGCTCATCATCAGGAATCCTACAAGATCAAGCTCCACCACCGCATCCGACTACTGTAGATTTACTAATGATGGACCCAATTGGCGAGGGAATTCCCGTTGTTGACTCATccataaattcaaattattccaCACCGCCTATAATCAATAATTCTATACCAGAAAGCATCAAAAAATCGTCAGAAGACCTATCGGAGAAAAAAGGaggcaaaaaattgtcaatgtTCATACCGAAACGTCGGACAAAAACCGTCTCGACTAGCTCGATTGACGAGACTCCGACCACTGCTGAGCCATTTTCTGCTTCAGGACTTTTCAAGTTTACGCGCGAGAAGAGGAGatcgaaaaaggaaaatgaggCGAACTTGAGGGCTTCTGTATG catggACGACACTCACAGCACGGCGAGCAGCTCAAAATCCGACGATAAAATGCTCAATGGCTCGGCGCCGGCTCACTCACTGTTGGATGCTCCAATTGATGAAAAACCGAAGAATCTTCCCGTTGTCGACGACGAGGGATATATTGTTCGAACGACGAcaacttctgaaaataatgcCGACTCATCAAATCCAACAGCATGGTCCAGTTGTTCTAGTGATGAGGAGGAGGACGAGGATGAGCTTCAAAAGTCGAGAATACGGAAAATGACGATTTCCGATCGACCTGTACATATTAATGCGTCGGTTGATGAATTGAGAGATGCTATTGGAAGTATTACGTTGACGAGGAGTACCACTTTTGAAAGG GATCCCTGGACGATTGGCGGAACAAAAGCTCCACTGATGTTCTCTCAGTCGATGAATGTCTCTTCCCTTCGGCAACCTCTACGCTCACATCACACTGCTGACGGACGGTTTAGGACTAATTTTAGTG AATCCGAGGATCCTCCTGCCTTCTCCGTTTCCATGGGTCATAACCAGGCGATGGCGGCCGGAATCGCACGAGCTCGGCCCCGAAGCAACACTCCCACCACGAGCCAAATGATGAGCCGGAAGGACTCGGCGAGCAGCTTTATGGATCCGTGGAGTAGTACTTTCAATTTGGCGCCCAGTGAATCGAATCATTCCCTTGGAGAATCCACGTTTAATTTGTCACAGTCTACCGGGAATTTATTGCAG gccACAATATCCGAACAGCGAATTCCGCTAGCCATGGCCATCAACGAGCACGTGCATGTTTGGTTCAAAAAAGGAGCCGAAGAGTTCATTCAGCGCACTTTCGGCACCGTAATGATATCATTTCCAACGTCATCAATAACTCTTCTCACGTCCATCCAACACGAAATTGAGCCACTAGCATTCCGGCTCTCAAATGCTAAATTCATTAAATCAGTGCTCCCCAACAAGCAACTTATCGATGAGAATGTGAGCAAAAAGGACGACGAGATGTGCATTTTCTACTTTAACAAGACCCATCTTGCCACGTGGCTTCAAGCACAGAAGCTCGCGAAGCCGGATGCGGCATTTGTGAACGCGGAGGTCGCGCGGTTCGAAATGGAGCCGACGGCACCGTGTAATATGGTTCCGCCGCTATTCCTGACGTCGTACTGGAAATTCGAACCTGGACACACTG ATCTCCGTGTCGACTATCGCCTCAACTCAGAATCTTCCATCTCGGCGCCACTTCTCAACGTGAATTTCAGCACAAATTTGACGGGAAGCGTGGATTCTGTGATGTGTGAGCCAGAAGCCAAATGGGTGGCTGGAAATCCGTCACTCGGCTggaatttgctggaaatttcaagaaatggaGATGTGCACGGATCGCTGAAAGCAAGGATATTTATGAAGAATTCTGGG GACGAAGTAAGCTTGGAAATGCTCGATCGGAAGCCGGCGCAGGTCTTCGTGCAATTTCAG TGCCTGGAAGCCAATCTATCTGGAGTGGACATTTCCCTAGTGCAATCGGATATTTATCACCTGTCTATGATTCGTAAAAAGGTGCTCGCtggtaaatatttttgtgatcCCGAGCTGCGGAAATAG